The Takifugu rubripes chromosome 7, fTakRub1.2, whole genome shotgun sequence genome has a segment encoding these proteins:
- the rpz gene encoding protein rapunzel isoform X1 has translation MGVKRSFCRLSVAGGSGVSEGGWMQGLEYSGDSVCLREQIARNRWTTFTHELNPPCLDKMMEEEIVEDQAKLKQGLIKVLQCVSTISSAAAVVNPIFGVAGSLIRVVLHHIDDEDIRKLKQEFSSINKGLDQLSQMNRNTLVQIKKETLDGQYSCVEENLKNQFRKFMEMVDARPEHRERKKEDFEQSYSNDLGDQNLHTLYDGVVGKRKLFSRPILEVYLKHSQGDRQTMERLCTRLTYLFCIGLIALIGYAAVIGDDEEGLSEAWSEKMEHVQEKMKEALRRCK, from the exons ATGGGAGTAAAAAGGAGCTTCTGTCGCCTCTCTGTAGCCGGGGGCTCTGGTGTCTCAGAGGGTGGTTGGATGCAGGGTCTTGAATATTCTGGAGATTCAG TTTGTTTGAGGGAACAGATTGCTCGGAATCGTTGGACTACTTTTACGCACGAACTG AATCCGCCCTGCCTGGACAAGATGATGGAAGAAGAGATCGTTGAGGACCAGGCTAAGCTAAAGCAGGGGCTGATCAAAGTGCTCCAGTGTGTGTCCACCATCTCCTCCGCAGCAGCTGTCGTCAACCCCATTTTTGGTGTGGCTGGCTCTCTGATCCGGGTGGTGCTGCACCACATCGACGACGAAGACATCCGCAAGCTGAAGCAGGAGTTCAGCTCGATCAACAAGGGTTTGGACCAGCTGTCCCAGATGAACCGTAACACATTGGTGCAGATCAAGAAGGAAACCCTGGACGGCCAGTATTCCTGTGTGGAGGAGAATCTCAAGAACCAGTTCAGAAAGTTCATGGAAATGGTGGACGCGCGGCCAGAACACCGTGAGCGCAAGAAGGAGGACTTCGAACAAAGCTATTCCAATGACTTGGGAGACCAGAACCTGCACACCCTGTATGACGGTGTGGTGGGTAAACGGAAGCTCTTTAGCAGGCCCATCCTGGAGGTCTACTTGAAGCACTCACAGGGGGATCGCCAGACCATGGAGCGCCTTTGCACACGGCTCACCTACCTGTTTTGCATCGGCCTCATCGCTCTCATTGGCTACGCCGCCGTCATTGGCGATGACGAAGAGGGTCTGAGTGAAGCGTGGTCTGAGAAGATGGAACACGTGCAAGAGAAGATGAAGGAAGCTTTGCGCCGGTGCAAATGA
- the rpz gene encoding protein rapunzel isoform X2: MMEEEIVEDQAKLKQGLIKVLQCVSTISSAAAVVNPIFGVAGSLIRVVLHHIDDEDIRKLKQEFSSINKGLDQLSQMNRNTLVQIKKETLDGQYSCVEENLKNQFRKFMEMVDARPEHRERKKEDFEQSYSNDLGDQNLHTLYDGVVGKRKLFSRPILEVYLKHSQGDRQTMERLCTRLTYLFCIGLIALIGYAAVIGDDEEGLSEAWSEKMEHVQEKMKEALRRCK, encoded by the coding sequence ATGATGGAAGAAGAGATCGTTGAGGACCAGGCTAAGCTAAAGCAGGGGCTGATCAAAGTGCTCCAGTGTGTGTCCACCATCTCCTCCGCAGCAGCTGTCGTCAACCCCATTTTTGGTGTGGCTGGCTCTCTGATCCGGGTGGTGCTGCACCACATCGACGACGAAGACATCCGCAAGCTGAAGCAGGAGTTCAGCTCGATCAACAAGGGTTTGGACCAGCTGTCCCAGATGAACCGTAACACATTGGTGCAGATCAAGAAGGAAACCCTGGACGGCCAGTATTCCTGTGTGGAGGAGAATCTCAAGAACCAGTTCAGAAAGTTCATGGAAATGGTGGACGCGCGGCCAGAACACCGTGAGCGCAAGAAGGAGGACTTCGAACAAAGCTATTCCAATGACTTGGGAGACCAGAACCTGCACACCCTGTATGACGGTGTGGTGGGTAAACGGAAGCTCTTTAGCAGGCCCATCCTGGAGGTCTACTTGAAGCACTCACAGGGGGATCGCCAGACCATGGAGCGCCTTTGCACACGGCTCACCTACCTGTTTTGCATCGGCCTCATCGCTCTCATTGGCTACGCCGCCGTCATTGGCGATGACGAAGAGGGTCTGAGTGAAGCGTGGTCTGAGAAGATGGAACACGTGCAAGAGAAGATGAAGGAAGCTTTGCGCCGGTGCAAATGA